In Necator americanus strain Aroian chromosome IV, whole genome shotgun sequence, the following proteins share a genomic window:
- a CDS encoding hypothetical protein (NECATOR_CHRIV.G13763.T2) translates to MTITSLFVDIFDPLPAYPTEQKAAKVPHAPKRPCPLNRDEKIMAVRNALRYVPKKHHQLLAKEFVEELEQYGHIYAFRFMPNFHLKAPSLSEIPAKSQQAAAIILMILNNLDPEVAQFPQELVTYGGNGQVFSNWIQFRLVLRYLAQMSVEQTLVLYSGHPLGLFPSHANAPRVTITNGMMIPNFSTKPLYDKMFALGVTQYGQMTAGSFCYIGPQGIVHGTTITIMNAGRRYLNVSDLTGKVFVTAGLGGMSGAQPKAATIAGCISVTAEVIADALLKRYNQGWIDEYSSDLSEIINLIRKYRKEKKTRSIGYLGNIVDLWERLAAEPDHLVDLGSDQTSLHNPFLGGYYPVGISVEDANKLMTSEPEHFKKLVQRSLLRHIAAIDTLAARGMHFWDYGNAFLVECQRAGANMRHPQAKDDKTFRYPSYMQDIMGDIFSMGFGPFRWVCTSQKSEDLEKTDKIACEVIRKLMEKKDRLELAKVPPPCHCDYLRNFTTVPEHVRQQYLDNKKWIEGAAANRLVVGSQARILYSDQEGRIAIALAFNDAVRDGRISAPIVLSRDHHDVSGTDSPFRETSNIMDGSALTADMAVQNVIGDSFRGATWVSLHNGGGVGWGDVINGGFGMLLDGSQEAAKNASEMLQWDVSNGVARRSWSGNEKAREAIIRTQAQNKNLVVTIPYDADDQLLERFF, encoded by the exons ATGACGATAACTTCGTTGTTTGTGGATATTTTCGATCCGCTTCCCGCATATCCGACAGAGCAAAAAGCAGCGAAAGTCCCACATGCTCCAAAGAGACCATGTCCTCTGAATCGCGACGAGAAAATC atGGCCGTACGTAACGCGTTGCGTTATGTTCCGAAGAAACATCATCAGCTACTAGCAAAGGAATTTGTGGAGGAACTCGAGCAATATGGACATATCTACGCTTTTCGTTTCATGCCAAATTTTCATCTGAAA GCCCCGTCGTTGTCCGAAATTCCAGCAAAATCCCAACAGGCAGCCGCTATCATTCTAATGATACTTAATAATCTTGATCCAGAAGTGGCACAATTCCCGCAGGAACTTGTCACTTACGGAGGAAATGGTCAAGTGTTCAGCAATTGGATTCAG TTTCGCCTCGTCCTTCGTTATCTCGCACAGATGTCCGTAGAACAAACACTTGTTCTATACTCTGGTCATCCACTTGGATTATTTCCCAGTCATGCAAATGCACCAAGAGTAACGATTACCAATGGAATG ATGATTCCGAACTTTTCCACGAAACCGTTGTACGACAAAATGTTTGCACTTGGAGTTACACAATATGGTCAAATGACTGCAGGCAGCTTCTGCTATATCGGACCTCAGGGAATTGTGCATGGAACAACG ataaCTATTATGAACGCTGGACGACGTTATCTTAATGTGAGCGATCTTACGGGGAAGGTCTTCGTAACGGCAGGTTTAGGCGGCATGAGTGGCGCACAACCGAAAGCGGCCACCATCGCAGGATGCATCTCCGTCACCGCCGAG GTCATTGCGGATGCTTTGCTGAAACGTTATAATCAAGGATGGATAGATGAGTACTCGAGCGATTTGAGTGAAATCATCAATCTCATCAGGAAATAtcgcaaagaaaagaaaacgagaagCATTGGTTACCTAGGAAACATAGTTGATTTGTG GGAACGTTTAGCTGCAGAACCAGATCATCTCGTGGATCTGGGTTCAGATCAAACTTCCTTGCACAACCCTTTCCTGGGTGGATACTATCCGGTAGGGATCAGTGTCGAGGATGCAAACAAATTAATGACCAGTGAACcagaacacttcaaaaaattggttCAGAGAAG TCTACTTCGACATATTGCCGCTATCGATACGTTGGCTGCACGTGGTATGCACTTCTGGGACTACGGTAACGCGTTTTTAGTGGAGTGCCAACGAGCTGGTGCAAATATGCGCCATCCGCAGGCGAAAGATGACAAGACGTTCAGATATCCGTCGTACATGCAAGATATTATGGG TGACATATTCTCGATGGGTTTTGGTCCATTCCGCTGGGTATGCACTTCTCAGAAATCAGAGGATCTCGAAAAAACCGACAAAATCGCCTGTGAAGTTATTAGAAAActtatggagaaaaaag ACCGTTTGGAgctagcgaaggtcccaccacCATGCCATTGCGACTATCTACGCAATTTCACCACAG TCCCGGAACATGTACGACAGCAGTACCTCGACAACAAGAAATGGATTGAGGGTGCGGCGGCAAATCGGCTTGTTGTCGGCAGTCAAGCAAGAATTCTCTATTCGGATCAGGAAGGAAGAATTGCCATCGCTCTCGCTTTCAACGATGCTGTGAGAGATGGGCGGATTTCG GCTCCAATCGTTCTATCGCGAGATCATCATGATGTCTCGGGAACAGACTCACCTTTCCGCGAAACATCGAATATTATGGATGGAAGCGCTCTCACAGCAGATATGGCAGTCCAGAATGTCATCg GGGATTCATTCCGCGGTGCTACATGGGTTTCCCTTCACAATGGTGGTGGAGTAGGTTGGGGAGATGTCATTAACGGTGGCTTCGGGATGTTGTTGGACGGATCTCAA GAAGCGGCAAAAAATGCCTCCGAAATGCTTCAATGGGACGTTTCGAACGGTGTGGCTAGACGCAGTTGGTCAGGGAATGAAAAAGCGCGAGAGGCGATTATTAGGACACAAGCACAG aatAAAAACCTCGTCGTAACTATTCCTTACGACGCCGATGACCAACTACTAGAACGCTTCTTCTAG
- a CDS encoding hypothetical protein (NECATOR_CHRIV.G13763.T1): MTITSLFVDIFDPLPAYPTEQKAAKVPHAPKRPCPLNRDEKIMAVRNALRYVPKKHHQLLAKEFVEELEQYGHIYAFRFMPNFHLKAPSLSEIPAKSQQAAAIILMILNNLDPEVAQFPQELVTYGGNGQVFSNWIQFRLVLRYLAQMSVEQTLVLYSGHPLGLFPSHANAPRVTITNGMMIPNFSTKPLYDKMFALGVTQYGQMTAGSFCYIGPQGIVHGTTITIMNAGRRYLNVSDLTGKVFVTAGLGGMSGAQPKAATIAGCISVTAEVIADALLKRYNQGWIDEYSSDLSEIINLIRKYRKEKKTRSIGYLGNIVDLWERLAAEPDHLVDLGSDQTSLHNPFLGGYYPVGISVEDANKLMTSEPEHFKKLVQRSLLRHIAAIDTLAARGMHFWDYGNAFLVECQRAGANMRHPQAKDDKTFRYPSYMQDIMGDIFSMGFGPFRWVCTSQKSEDLEKTDKIACEVIRKLMEKKVPEHVRQQYLDNKKWIEGAAANRLVVGSQARILYSDQEGRIAIALAFNDAVRDGRISAPIVLSRDHHDVSGTDSPFRETSNIMDGSALTADMAVQNVIGDSFRGATWVSLHNGGGVGWGDVINGGFGMLLDGSQEAAKNASEMLQWDVSNGVARRSWSGNEKAREAIIRTQAQNKNLVVTIPYDADDQLLERFF, from the exons ATGACGATAACTTCGTTGTTTGTGGATATTTTCGATCCGCTTCCCGCATATCCGACAGAGCAAAAAGCAGCGAAAGTCCCACATGCTCCAAAGAGACCATGTCCTCTGAATCGCGACGAGAAAATC atGGCCGTACGTAACGCGTTGCGTTATGTTCCGAAGAAACATCATCAGCTACTAGCAAAGGAATTTGTGGAGGAACTCGAGCAATATGGACATATCTACGCTTTTCGTTTCATGCCAAATTTTCATCTGAAA GCCCCGTCGTTGTCCGAAATTCCAGCAAAATCCCAACAGGCAGCCGCTATCATTCTAATGATACTTAATAATCTTGATCCAGAAGTGGCACAATTCCCGCAGGAACTTGTCACTTACGGAGGAAATGGTCAAGTGTTCAGCAATTGGATTCAG TTTCGCCTCGTCCTTCGTTATCTCGCACAGATGTCCGTAGAACAAACACTTGTTCTATACTCTGGTCATCCACTTGGATTATTTCCCAGTCATGCAAATGCACCAAGAGTAACGATTACCAATGGAATG ATGATTCCGAACTTTTCCACGAAACCGTTGTACGACAAAATGTTTGCACTTGGAGTTACACAATATGGTCAAATGACTGCAGGCAGCTTCTGCTATATCGGACCTCAGGGAATTGTGCATGGAACAACG ataaCTATTATGAACGCTGGACGACGTTATCTTAATGTGAGCGATCTTACGGGGAAGGTCTTCGTAACGGCAGGTTTAGGCGGCATGAGTGGCGCACAACCGAAAGCGGCCACCATCGCAGGATGCATCTCCGTCACCGCCGAG GTCATTGCGGATGCTTTGCTGAAACGTTATAATCAAGGATGGATAGATGAGTACTCGAGCGATTTGAGTGAAATCATCAATCTCATCAGGAAATAtcgcaaagaaaagaaaacgagaagCATTGGTTACCTAGGAAACATAGTTGATTTGTG GGAACGTTTAGCTGCAGAACCAGATCATCTCGTGGATCTGGGTTCAGATCAAACTTCCTTGCACAACCCTTTCCTGGGTGGATACTATCCGGTAGGGATCAGTGTCGAGGATGCAAACAAATTAATGACCAGTGAACcagaacacttcaaaaaattggttCAGAGAAG TCTACTTCGACATATTGCCGCTATCGATACGTTGGCTGCACGTGGTATGCACTTCTGGGACTACGGTAACGCGTTTTTAGTGGAGTGCCAACGAGCTGGTGCAAATATGCGCCATCCGCAGGCGAAAGATGACAAGACGTTCAGATATCCGTCGTACATGCAAGATATTATGGG TGACATATTCTCGATGGGTTTTGGTCCATTCCGCTGGGTATGCACTTCTCAGAAATCAGAGGATCTCGAAAAAACCGACAAAATCGCCTGTGAAGTTATTAGAAAActtatggagaaaaaag TCCCGGAACATGTACGACAGCAGTACCTCGACAACAAGAAATGGATTGAGGGTGCGGCGGCAAATCGGCTTGTTGTCGGCAGTCAAGCAAGAATTCTCTATTCGGATCAGGAAGGAAGAATTGCCATCGCTCTCGCTTTCAACGATGCTGTGAGAGATGGGCGGATTTCG GCTCCAATCGTTCTATCGCGAGATCATCATGATGTCTCGGGAACAGACTCACCTTTCCGCGAAACATCGAATATTATGGATGGAAGCGCTCTCACAGCAGATATGGCAGTCCAGAATGTCATCg GGGATTCATTCCGCGGTGCTACATGGGTTTCCCTTCACAATGGTGGTGGAGTAGGTTGGGGAGATGTCATTAACGGTGGCTTCGGGATGTTGTTGGACGGATCTCAA GAAGCGGCAAAAAATGCCTCCGAAATGCTTCAATGGGACGTTTCGAACGGTGTGGCTAGACGCAGTTGGTCAGGGAATGAAAAAGCGCGAGAGGCGATTATTAGGACACAAGCACAG aatAAAAACCTCGTCGTAACTATTCCTTACGACGCCGATGACCAACTACTAGAACGCTTCTTCTAG
- a CDS encoding hypothetical protein (NECATOR_CHRIV.G13764.T1) produces MDEEYDAIVLGTGLKECIISGMLSVSGKKVLHIDRNNYYGGESASLTPLEQLYEKFMGPNAKPPPEMGRGRDWNVDLIPKFLMANGSLVKLLIHTGVTRYLEFKSVEGSYVYKGGKVYKVPADEMEALATSLMGMFEKRRFKKFLCWVQGFERANKDTWQGLDPDVHTMQQVYEKFGLDDNTADFTGHALALYRDDDYKQQPFGPTVEKIRLYSDSLARYGKSPYLYPLYGLGELPQGFARLSAIYGGTYMLDKPVDSLIVENGKVVGVKCGEETVRGKQVYCDPSYAMDRVKKVGQVVRAICLLNHPIPGTNDAQSCQIIIPQKQVGRHFDIYISCCSNTNMVTPKGWFVAMVSTTVETSNPEAEILPGLQLLGTITEKFISVSDVYEPTDLGHESQIFISRSYDPTTHFETTCKDVLDIFQRGTTQEFDFSKITHLSLEDNE; encoded by the exons ATGGATGAGGAATACGACGCAATCGTCCTCGGAACAGGTCTCAAG GAATGTATCATTTCCGGGATGTTGTCTGTATCGGGCAAGAAAGTCCTGCATATTGACAGAAATAACTACTACGGAGGGGAGTCGGCATCGTTGACGCCCCTAGAACAGCTGTATGAGAAGTTCATGG GTCCGAATGCTAAGCCACCCCCAGAAATGGGACGCGGTCGTGATTGGAATGTGGACTTGATCCCAAAGTTCCTCATGGCGAATGGTTCCTTGGTGAAACTTCTTATTCATACTGGTGTTACTCGTTATCTAGAATTCAAGTCCGTTGAAGGATCGTATGTCTATAAAGGTGGAAAG GTGTACAAAGTGCCGGCTGATGAGATGGAAGCTTTGGCCACAAGTTTGATGGGAATGTTTGAGAAGCGTCGTTTCAAGAAGTTCTTATGCTGGGTTCAGGGATTTGAACGTGCCAACAAAGACACATGGCAGGGGTTGGACCCTGATGTTCATACCATGCAGCAG GTATACGAGAAGTTTGGCTTGGACGACAACACTGCTGATTTCACTGGTCATGCTTTGGCTCTCTATCGAGACGACGA CTATAAACAACAACCGTTTGGTCCTACTGTTGAAAAGATCCGATTGTATTCCGATTCTTTGGCTCGTTATGGGAAGTCGCCGTATCTTTATCCTTTGTATGGTCTTGGAGAGTTACCTCAG GGTTTCGCTCGTTTATCTGCAATTTATGGCGGTACTTATATGTTAGATAAGCCAGTAGACAGTCTCATTGTGGAAAATGGGAAAGTAGTTGGTGTAAAATGTGGAGAAGAGACTGTGCGTGGAAAACAG GTTTACTGCGATCCATCGTACGCCATGGACAGAGTAAAAAAAGTGGGACAAGTTGTCCGTGCTATTTGCCTCCTCAATCATCCAATTCCCGGAACTAATGACGCTCAGTCTTGCCAAATCATCATTCCACAGAAGCAAGTCGGACGACATTTCG aCATCTACATTTCTTGCTGCTCCAACACCAACATGGTCACGCCTAAAGGTTGGTTTGTGGCCATGGTATCAACCACTGTCGAGACAAGCAATCCAGAGGCGGAGATTCTCCCAGGATTACAACTCCTAGGCACTATAACTGAAAA ATTCATCTCGGTTTCGGATGTGTACGAACCCACAGATCTTGGACATGAGTCGCAAATCTTCATTTCACGATCGTATGATCCTACAACTCACTTCGAAACAACATGCAAG GATGTACTCGATATCTTCCAACGTGGAACGACACAGGAATTCGACTTCTCCAAAATTACTCATCTCAGTCTTGAGGATAATGAATAG
- a CDS encoding hypothetical protein (NECATOR_CHRIV.G13765.T2), with protein sequence MTLKIMRTFLGNFTPQCRRLCSQVHKSSVDTEEALHSLNMLRVPWILQNLSKKNAEVVDIGCGGGLLSLPLARVGLRVVGLDATMDTVIAAREALESRPLQLTGVSKRITYHCGTVENFSKEHERGFDAVIASEIVEHVADLDTFLEGCVRLAKPGAPLFFTTINKTLASRFLAIWIAEDVLNFVPQGVHQWEKFVEPCRLSESLSRYGCTVRLINGFTYNPLTNYWSWIPSTAVNYACVAIKN encoded by the exons ATGACGTTAAAAATTATGCGTACCTTCCTGGGAAATTTTACTCCTCAATGCCGACGGCTTTGTTCTCAAGTCCATAAGTCCTCAGTGGACACAGAAGAA GCTCTGCATTCCCTTAACATGCTAAGAGTCCCGTGGATCTTGCAAAATCTAAGCAAG AAAAATGCTGAGGTCGTCGATATTGGATGTGGTGGCGGGTTGTTGTCTTTGCCGTTAGCCCGTGTTGGATTGCGTGTTGTTGGTCTTGATGCGACTATGGACACT GTGATTGCTGCTCGTGAAGCGCTCGAGTCACGTCCTTTGCAGCTTACTGGCGTATCTAAGAGAATAACCTATCATTGTGGAACAGTCGAGAACTTCTCTAAAGAACATGAACGGG GATTTGATGCTGTTATTGCATCAGAGATTGTTGAACATGTAGCGGACCTCGACACTTTTTTGGAAGGATGTGTTCGCTTGGCGAAGCCTGGCGCTCCTctgtttttcacgacaattaATAAAACGTTAGCCAGCCGGTTTCTCGCAATCTGGATTGCAGAG GATGTGTTGAACTTTGTTCCACAAGGAGTCCATCAATGGGAAAAATTTGTTGAGCCTTGCCGTTTATCTGAATCCTTGAGTCGATATGGATGTACTGTTAG GCTCATAAACGGTTTCACGTACAATCCTCTCACAAATTACTGGTCTTGGATTCCATCGACTGCTGTTAATTATGCATGTGTCgccatcaaaaattaa
- a CDS encoding hypothetical protein (NECATOR_CHRIV.G13766.T2): MSVQRQLREDWDNREYEQIIADNVKNIANFLSSFELSCRSKLASKNNEGRYVELKCRPVSINKDQARQSVLQVYKELQRMTPNFWWDFGMHDMPMGVFRSVLKQQFMKNAHITDLRIIDRLVGETKQHMYAIRYAFYNPDHVRNYLFRENVEAKPKDFLSKFLSGQE, translated from the exons ATGAGTGTGCAGCGACAGTTGCGCGAGGATTGGGATAACAGAGAGTACGAACAG ATAATAGCTGACAACGTGAAGAACATCGCGAACTTCTTGTCAAGTTTCG AACTCTCTTGCCGTAGCAAACTAGC AAGCAAGA ATAACGAGGGGAGATACGTTGAGCTGAAATGTCGACCGGTG TCCATCAATAAGGATCAAGCTCGTCAATCTGTTCTTCAAGTGTACAAAGAGCT GCAGCGTATGACTCCAAATTTCTGGTGGGATTTTGGGATGCATGATATGCCAATGGGAGTGTTCCGGTCTGTGCTGAAACAACAGTTCATGAAAAATGCTCATATAACAGATCTTCGCATCATTGACAGACTTGTAGGGGAGACGAAGCAG CACATGTACGCGATCCGATACGCTTTCTACAATCCCGATCATGTTCGAAATTACCTATTCCGTGAGAATGTGGAAGCAAAACCGAAGGACTTTTTGTCGAAGTTCCTTAGTGGACAGGAATGA
- a CDS encoding hypothetical protein (NECATOR_CHRIV.G13766.T1) produces the protein MSTGGKVVKKAATALRHVTPVQSINKDQARQSVLQVYKELQRMTPNFWWDFGMHDMPMGVFRSVLKQQFMKNAHITDLRIIDRLVGETKQHMYAIRYAFYNPDHVRNYLFRENVEAKPKDFLSKFLSGQE, from the exons ATGTCGACCGGTGGTAAAGTTGTCAAAAAAGCTGCTACTGCCTTACGCCACGTGACTCCAGTTCAGTCCATCAATAAGGATCAAGCTCGTCAATCTGTTCTTCAAGTGTACAAAGAGCT GCAGCGTATGACTCCAAATTTCTGGTGGGATTTTGGGATGCATGATATGCCAATGGGAGTGTTCCGGTCTGTGCTGAAACAACAGTTCATGAAAAATGCTCATATAACAGATCTTCGCATCATTGACAGACTTGTAGGGGAGACGAAGCAG CACATGTACGCGATCCGATACGCTTTCTACAATCCCGATCATGTTCGAAATTACCTATTCCGTGAGAATGTGGAAGCAAAACCGAAGGACTTTTTGTCGAAGTTCCTTAGTGGACAGGAATGA